The following proteins are encoded in a genomic region of Halomicroarcula saliterrae:
- a CDS encoding xanthine dehydrogenase family protein molybdopterin-binding subunit, which produces MTTVNPDGGIGESVSRNEDRRVLTGNSTGTDDFAVPNALHVQFLRSEKAHARFSIDASAARARSDVVAVYTAADIEASETPTPEPFSLYAAPMKGVPYPDDAYLQRSIATDRARYHGEIIGVVVGTDQRAARDALDDIDVTYDTLEPVMTAEAALADDAPVLHDDVADNIVFEGASGDEAQTQANFETAAYTAELEKEPQRVSPCPLEPRAAVAVHDPSMDTLEFVATTQIPHGYRRLLSQMLHHPEHKVDVTVPDMGGGFGARQHPYPADVLVGWCALDLSEPVRWRASRTENQLVENDGRGYEGTWEIALGEAGDILALRADIRYDLGAWVARGACGLAQSGNSVLPGQYDVPAVYSHVTGVVTNKARVDAYRGVTGTEMIMMLERLVTRVAKQAGLDPAEVRRRNFVDPDQFPYENATGAVYDSGDYARNFEMGLEAVDYEAVQARKEALRDENRYLGVGLCSYIEGAALGPCGELDVPTWGYGRVQVHPGGEVTVYSGGANHGQGHETSLAQIATTEFGVPFDDVSVVENSTKEVSDGVGTFASRTAALCGSAITESCRKIIEKGRQIAADEWDVPVDTVAFDDGAFHGASEQSLSFQEIAAQAHMGAAVPDELEPGLEEQTYFDPETRTWSFGTHVAVVELDPDTGAIEFHDYVATEDCGVQLNPDIVEGQVVGGIAQGIGQTLYEDVEYDSDGTLLSDALRDETLGSSGGYTLPKAEHIPEITVESTETPSPHTPHGAKGMGESGAIAAPGAIMNAIADALEPFDTEPMTPPVTPEMVWRAMAEGGSE; this is translated from the coding sequence ATGACGACGGTGAATCCGGACGGCGGAATCGGCGAGAGTGTCAGCCGCAACGAGGACCGCAGAGTGCTCACCGGCAACTCGACCGGGACCGACGATTTCGCCGTGCCGAACGCGTTGCACGTACAGTTCCTCCGCAGCGAGAAGGCCCACGCGCGATTCAGCATCGACGCGAGCGCGGCGCGGGCCCGCTCGGATGTCGTCGCCGTCTACACCGCGGCGGATATCGAAGCCAGTGAGACACCGACGCCGGAGCCGTTCTCGCTGTACGCCGCGCCGATGAAGGGCGTCCCGTATCCTGACGACGCCTACCTCCAGCGCTCCATCGCGACCGACAGAGCCCGGTATCACGGCGAAATCATCGGCGTAGTAGTCGGCACGGACCAGCGAGCGGCCCGGGACGCGCTCGACGACATCGACGTGACCTACGACACGCTCGAACCAGTCATGACCGCAGAGGCGGCGCTCGCCGACGACGCGCCGGTGCTCCACGACGACGTCGCCGACAATATCGTGTTCGAGGGCGCCAGCGGGGACGAGGCACAGACACAGGCCAACTTCGAGACGGCTGCCTACACCGCCGAGCTCGAAAAGGAGCCACAGCGGGTCTCGCCGTGTCCGCTGGAACCCCGTGCGGCCGTCGCCGTCCACGACCCGTCGATGGACACGCTGGAGTTCGTCGCGACGACGCAGATTCCCCACGGCTACCGTCGGTTGCTGTCACAGATGCTCCATCATCCCGAACACAAGGTGGACGTGACCGTCCCGGACATGGGCGGTGGGTTCGGGGCCCGTCAGCATCCCTATCCCGCCGATGTCCTCGTGGGCTGGTGTGCGCTCGACCTGTCGGAACCGGTCAGATGGCGGGCGAGCCGAACGGAGAACCAGCTCGTCGAGAACGACGGCCGCGGCTACGAGGGGACCTGGGAGATTGCACTCGGCGAAGCCGGCGACATCCTGGCGCTGCGGGCCGATATCCGCTACGACCTCGGCGCGTGGGTCGCCCGCGGGGCCTGCGGACTCGCTCAGTCGGGGAACTCGGTGTTGCCGGGGCAGTACGACGTACCGGCGGTGTACTCCCACGTCACCGGCGTCGTGACGAACAAAGCCCGTGTCGACGCATACCGCGGCGTCACGGGGACGGAGATGATCATGATGCTGGAACGGCTCGTCACCCGCGTCGCGAAGCAAGCCGGGCTGGACCCGGCGGAGGTCCGTCGCCGGAACTTCGTCGACCCGGACCAGTTTCCCTACGAGAACGCGACCGGGGCCGTCTACGACAGCGGGGACTACGCCCGGAACTTCGAGATGGGGCTGGAGGCCGTCGACTACGAAGCGGTCCAGGCCCGGAAAGAGGCGCTACGGGACGAGAATCGGTACCTCGGCGTCGGGCTCTGCTCCTACATCGAGGGCGCGGCGCTGGGGCCGTGTGGCGAACTCGATGTCCCGACCTGGGGGTACGGCCGCGTGCAAGTCCACCCGGGCGGAGAGGTGACTGTGTACTCCGGCGGCGCGAACCACGGCCAGGGCCACGAGACGTCACTGGCACAGATCGCCACAACGGAGTTCGGTGTCCCGTTCGACGACGTCAGTGTCGTCGAGAACTCCACGAAGGAAGTCAGCGACGGCGTCGGGACCTTCGCCAGCCGGACCGCAGCGTTGTGTGGGAGCGCCATCACCGAGAGCTGTCGCAAGATAATCGAGAAGGGACGGCAGATAGCAGCCGACGAGTGGGACGTGCCCGTAGACACTGTCGCGTTCGACGACGGCGCCTTTCACGGGGCGTCCGAGCAGTCGCTTTCGTTTCAGGAAATCGCGGCACAAGCCCACATGGGCGCGGCAGTTCCGGACGAGTTAGAGCCCGGGCTCGAAGAGCAGACCTACTTCGACCCGGAGACGCGGACGTGGTCGTTCGGCACGCACGTCGCCGTGGTCGAACTCGACCCCGATACCGGCGCCATCGAGTTCCACGACTACGTCGCGACAGAGGACTGCGGCGTCCAGCTCAACCCCGACATCGTCGAGGGACAGGTCGTCGGCGGTATCGCCCAGGGCATCGGACAGACTCTCTACGAGGACGTCGAGTACGATAGCGACGGAACACTGCTGTCGGACGCGTTGCGGGACGAAACGCTCGGGTCGAGCGGTGGCTACACGCTTCCGAAGGCCGAGCATATCCCCGAGATAACGGTCGAGAGCACCGAAACGCCGTCGCCACACACTCCACATGGAGCCAAGGGGATGGGTGAATCGGGCGCCATCGCCGCGCCCGGCGCCATCATGAACGCCATCGCGGACGCGCTCGAACCGTTCGACACCGAGCCCATGACGCCGCCGGTCACCCCGGAGATGGTCTGGCGAGCGATGGCCGAGGGAGGGTCCGAGTAA
- a CDS encoding ABC transporter permease has translation MKLDVELTPREEVPRWMGYGTPVFTILAALAVSAVALVALDVSPLAAYRIMFVQTLTTSFGLTETVAKAVPLIFVGLAVYLPLKAQLWNIGAEGQLFLGAIAGTWVGVNVSLPTYALLPLMFVAGGLAGAVWIAVPAWLRAKLGINEIITTLLFVFIATEIKNYLVRGPMQAPGANFPQTPGLPAAARLPDLPIVGFPAGIVLAIALVGLIHVLLNYTRLGFEITFIGANDEAAEHAGMSKFKIYMIVLLSGGAIAGFAGVSEMAGVQGRLRAQFAPGYGFTAIPIALLGRNGAVQVMLAALFFAVLFVGGSSIQTLLSVPAAIVNIIQALVILFLITAEFFKQYSIDLSLTKRPDSNAAGRVEGDL, from the coding sequence ATGAAACTGGACGTGGAACTCACCCCGAGAGAGGAGGTCCCGCGCTGGATGGGGTACGGGACGCCGGTGTTTACTATCCTGGCGGCGCTGGCTGTCAGCGCTGTCGCCCTGGTGGCCCTCGACGTGAGCCCACTGGCCGCGTACCGCATTATGTTCGTCCAGACGCTGACGACGAGTTTCGGGCTGACGGAGACAGTCGCGAAGGCGGTGCCGCTGATATTCGTCGGGCTGGCGGTGTACCTTCCGCTCAAGGCCCAGCTGTGGAACATCGGCGCGGAGGGACAGCTGTTTCTGGGTGCCATCGCCGGCACCTGGGTCGGGGTCAACGTCTCCCTCCCGACGTACGCCCTGTTGCCGCTGATGTTCGTCGCCGGGGGGCTGGCCGGCGCCGTCTGGATTGCGGTGCCGGCGTGGCTGCGCGCGAAACTCGGCATCAACGAGATTATCACCACGCTGTTGTTCGTCTTCATCGCCACCGAGATCAAGAACTACCTCGTCCGCGGTCCGATGCAGGCGCCGGGTGCGAACTTCCCGCAGACACCAGGGCTTCCCGCCGCAGCGCGACTGCCCGACCTCCCGATAGTCGGCTTTCCCGCCGGCATCGTCCTCGCCATCGCGCTCGTCGGTCTGATACACGTACTCCTCAACTACACCCGACTGGGATTCGAGATCACGTTTATCGGTGCGAACGACGAGGCCGCCGAACACGCGGGGATGAGCAAGTTCAAGATCTACATGATAGTGCTGCTGAGCGGCGGTGCCATCGCGGGCTTTGCCGGCGTCAGCGAGATGGCCGGAGTCCAGGGTCGCCTGCGGGCGCAGTTCGCACCCGGATACGGGTTCACGGCGATTCCAATCGCCCTGCTCGGTCGCAACGGAGCCGTGCAGGTGATGCTCGCGGCGCTGTTCTTCGCGGTGTTGTTCGTCGGCGGGTCGAGCATCCAGACCCTGCTGAGCGTGCCGGCGGCCATCGTCAACATCATCCAGGCGCTCGTGATCCTCTTTCTGATCACGGCCGAGTTCTTCAAGCAGTACAGCATCGACCTGTCGCTCACGAAGCGGCCGGACTCGAACGCCGCTGGTCGTGTCGAGGGTGACCTCTGA
- a CDS encoding (2Fe-2S)-binding protein, protein MVADKLDVTLTVNGESHEVEVEPRELLSQTLRNRLDCTEINIGCESSICGACTVRSDGKALKSCTRLTAQADGAEIVTVAGVSEEGVLGDLQTAFTEEHALQCGYCTPGMVMAVDEYLDSHENPSREEIRSDALQGNLCRCTGYENIVDAVEVAAEALDESHR, encoded by the coding sequence ATGGTCGCAGATAAACTAGACGTGACTCTGACCGTCAACGGCGAGTCACACGAGGTCGAAGTCGAACCCAGGGAACTGCTGTCCCAGACGTTGCGGAACCGGCTCGACTGTACGGAAATCAACATCGGCTGTGAATCGAGCATCTGTGGCGCCTGCACGGTCCGGTCGGACGGCAAAGCCCTGAAGTCCTGTACGCGCCTTACCGCTCAGGCCGACGGCGCGGAAATCGTCACCGTCGCGGGAGTGAGCGAGGAGGGCGTCCTCGGGGACCTTCAGACCGCCTTCACCGAGGAACACGCCTTGCAATGTGGCTACTGTACGCCGGGTATGGTCATGGCCGTCGACGAGTACCTCGATAGCCACGAGAACCCCTCGCGCGAGGAGATTCGCAGTGATGCGCTGCAGGGGAACCTCTGCCGTTGCACGGGTTACGAGAACATCGTCGACGCCGTGGAAGTCGCGGCGGAGGCACTGGACGAGTCGCACCGATGA
- a CDS encoding ABC transporter ATP-binding protein translates to MTEDAFVQMEDITKTFPGVVANNEVSLSIQNGEIHGLLGENGAGKSTLMKILYGLYSADEGRVLLDGEPLELSSPQDAIDAGIGMVHQHFKLIPRLSVSKNIVLGMREPASKFRGDDDGWLSSLTNSRPLTELATRFTLGLDEPETKIQSLADDYGFDIDVSSKVWELGVGERQRVEILKALYRDVDLLILDEPTAVLTPAEADRLFDTLRELADQGLSIIIITHKLDEVDAVTDRVTILRDGEGVGTVDTADVEADDLARMMVGRDVLFTVDKEPVQTGQTVLEADGLWAEDDRGIDALSGVDLTVHEGEVVGLAGVSGNGQKELAETLVGVRDTTAGSITLDGEDLTHASPRTFIDSGVSFVPEDRHVEGCAGGLSVMHNAVMKGYVDETFSDGPWLDYEATADYAERLVEEFDVRGISDVRDITAGELSGGNLQKLILAREMVREPDLLVANQPTRGVDVGAIEFIRERLIEQRKQGTGILLLSEDLDEIFDLSDRILVIYEGEIVYEATPEETSRRRIGLEMNGGEAQTQSQQVAADGGCTDSR, encoded by the coding sequence ATGACCGAAGACGCATTTGTCCAGATGGAAGACATCACGAAGACGTTCCCGGGTGTCGTCGCGAACAACGAAGTGTCGCTGTCGATTCAGAACGGGGAGATACATGGGCTCCTCGGAGAGAACGGCGCGGGCAAGAGCACGCTGATGAAAATCCTGTACGGGCTCTATTCGGCCGATGAGGGGCGGGTGCTCCTCGACGGCGAGCCGCTCGAACTGTCGTCGCCACAGGACGCTATCGACGCCGGGATCGGGATGGTCCACCAACACTTCAAGCTGATTCCGCGGCTCTCCGTCTCGAAGAACATCGTGCTCGGGATGCGTGAGCCGGCCTCGAAGTTCCGTGGCGACGACGACGGGTGGCTCTCCTCGCTGACGAACAGTCGGCCGCTGACCGAGCTCGCGACGCGGTTCACGCTCGGTCTCGACGAGCCCGAGACGAAAATCCAGTCGCTGGCCGACGACTACGGTTTCGATATCGACGTCTCCTCGAAAGTCTGGGAGCTCGGCGTCGGCGAGCGCCAGCGGGTCGAGATACTGAAGGCGCTCTATCGGGACGTCGACCTGCTCATCCTCGACGAACCCACGGCGGTGCTCACCCCGGCGGAGGCCGACCGGCTGTTCGACACGCTCCGGGAACTCGCCGACCAGGGACTCTCGATTATCATCATCACGCACAAACTCGACGAAGTCGACGCGGTCACCGACCGGGTCACCATCCTGCGCGATGGAGAGGGGGTCGGAACGGTCGACACCGCCGACGTGGAGGCCGACGATCTGGCGCGGATGATGGTTGGGCGTGACGTCCTGTTCACCGTCGACAAGGAGCCGGTCCAAACGGGCCAGACCGTCCTGGAAGCGGACGGGCTGTGGGCGGAGGACGACCGGGGCATCGATGCACTATCGGGAGTCGACCTGACCGTTCACGAGGGCGAAGTCGTCGGCCTCGCCGGTGTCAGTGGGAACGGACAGAAAGAACTCGCGGAGACGCTGGTCGGCGTCCGCGATACGACCGCCGGGTCGATTACCCTCGACGGGGAGGACCTGACCCACGCCTCGCCCCGGACCTTCATCGACAGTGGCGTCTCGTTCGTCCCGGAAGACCGCCACGTCGAGGGGTGTGCCGGCGGTCTGTCTGTCATGCACAACGCGGTGATGAAAGGGTACGTCGACGAAACGTTCTCCGACGGCCCGTGGCTCGATTACGAGGCGACCGCCGACTACGCGGAGCGGCTCGTCGAGGAGTTCGACGTTCGCGGGATTAGCGACGTCAGAGACATCACCGCAGGCGAGCTCTCCGGCGGGAACCTCCAGAAGCTCATCCTGGCCCGCGAGATGGTTCGAGAGCCGGACCTCCTGGTCGCCAACCAGCCCACGCGGGGAGTCGACGTCGGGGCCATCGAGTTCATCCGGGAGCGACTCATCGAACAGCGCAAACAGGGGACCGGCATCCTGTTGCTCTCGGAGGACTTAGACGAGATATTCGACCTCAGCGACCGGATTCTGGTCATCTACGAGGGCGAAATCGTCTACGAGGCGACGCCGGAGGAGACCTCGCGGCGCCGCATCGGGCTGGAGATGAACGGCGGAGAGGCTCAGACCCAGTCACAGCAGGTGGCAGCGGACGGAGGGTGTACCGACTCCCGATGA
- a CDS encoding amidohydrolase — protein sequence MTDLLIRDGRVVTQDDQRTVIEDGAVAVEDGRIVAVGPTEELVPASDADEVIDASGCAVIPGLVNPHTHVSDILLRGSFAEDRGLLDWLYNVKRPGTLAMAPEEHETAAMLYCIEAIRAGVTTFVENDTEVVWDDWATIEAKLDAYERAGIRNVYGAGMVDRPADDEFQRLVTDVQAREDDVDHPPIDAFVEATDDVVAAVDSLIETYHGTADGRQAVWPAPVVVETTTNQGFREAYELAEKHDVMTTAHVAEAEAQEQRSISSIEYLRNVGYLGERTLLGHCVQLSTSDVRLLERTDTAVAHNYMANMRLATGYAPVRTMLESGVTVGLGTDNSILSDTVNPLGDVRAMAGGHKGYHRDAGVVPAQTAFDMITIDAARAIGRGESLGSLAVGKQADIAIVDMDHPHLTPAPDPVFALVHAAQGFEVETVVCAGEVVMRDRDIRSFDESVDDVLARASATAADLVSRTGYE from the coding sequence ATGACTGACCTGCTGATTCGCGATGGGCGGGTGGTGACACAGGACGACCAGCGGACAGTCATAGAGGACGGTGCTGTCGCCGTCGAGGACGGTCGAATCGTCGCTGTCGGTCCCACGGAGGAGTTGGTCCCGGCGTCCGACGCCGACGAGGTGATAGACGCGTCTGGCTGTGCTGTTATCCCCGGACTGGTCAACCCACACACCCACGTCTCCGATATCCTGTTGCGTGGCTCCTTCGCCGAGGACCGTGGCCTGCTCGACTGGCTGTACAACGTCAAGCGGCCCGGGACCCTCGCGATGGCGCCCGAGGAACACGAGACCGCCGCGATGCTGTACTGCATCGAAGCGATTCGGGCCGGCGTCACGACGTTCGTCGAAAACGACACCGAGGTTGTCTGGGACGACTGGGCGACTATCGAGGCGAAACTCGATGCGTACGAGCGGGCTGGTATCCGCAACGTCTACGGTGCGGGGATGGTCGACCGGCCGGCCGACGACGAGTTTCAGCGGCTCGTCACCGACGTTCAGGCCCGCGAAGACGACGTCGACCACCCCCCGATAGACGCGTTCGTCGAGGCGACCGACGATGTCGTCGCAGCGGTCGACTCGCTCATCGAAACGTATCACGGGACTGCGGACGGACGGCAGGCGGTCTGGCCCGCGCCGGTCGTGGTCGAGACGACGACCAACCAGGGGTTTCGCGAGGCGTACGAACTCGCCGAAAAGCACGACGTGATGACGACGGCACACGTCGCCGAAGCCGAGGCCCAGGAACAGCGTTCGATATCGAGTATCGAGTATCTCCGTAACGTCGGGTATCTCGGCGAGCGGACCCTGCTGGGCCACTGCGTCCAGCTCTCTACGAGCGACGTACGACTCCTCGAACGGACCGACACCGCCGTGGCACACAACTACATGGCGAACATGCGCCTCGCGACCGGCTATGCGCCGGTCCGGACGATGCTCGAAAGCGGCGTCACCGTCGGGCTCGGGACCGACAACTCGATTCTGAGCGACACCGTCAACCCCCTCGGCGACGTCCGTGCGATGGCCGGTGGCCACAAGGGATACCATCGCGACGCCGGCGTGGTCCCGGCCCAGACGGCGTTCGACATGATCACTATCGACGCTGCCCGGGCGATAGGCCGCGGCGAGTCACTCGGCTCGCTCGCGGTCGGGAAACAGGCCGATATCGCCATCGTCGACATGGACCACCCGCATCTGACGCCAGCCCCGGACCCGGTGTTCGCCCTCGTCCACGCGGCCCAGGGGTTCGAAGTCGAAACCGTCGTCTGTGCCGGCGAGGTCGTGATGCGCGACCGCGATATCCGCTCGTTCGACGAGTCGGTCGACGATGTCCTCGCCCGGGCCTCCGCGACGGCGGCTGACCTCGTCTCCCGGACCGGGTACGAGTGA
- a CDS encoding XdhC family protein, translating into MQRTNWSAPEPVFRRRLRDRFGTDDAAAVATVVDVRGSAYRRPGAKMLFEGTAATGSITAGCLETDLADASRRVRESGEPELRSYDLTSDESETWGLGVGCEGVVTVLLEPLSERYRPVVEAFGDRRHLGVLTVLADETGPLEPGSRAYYRPETGTLEPRDGSTRDAWGGQTLLERADELVARGRPAVTTQTSDGRSLRVFVDVVEPVPELVVFGSGHDVGPVVHAGTDAGFRVTVVGFRGGVDMAARFVDADRTLTTAPARIDERLDLTERTYAVVMTHNFVDDCLTVERLLASPAPYIGLLGPTDRYEKLVAELDPSPGTDLERVYAPVGLDLGGGSPHQIAQSIAAELLAVRNGKTPTHLRTADGPIHERPDP; encoded by the coding sequence ATGCAGCGGACCAACTGGAGCGCCCCGGAACCCGTTTTTCGGCGCCGTCTCAGGGACCGTTTCGGGACTGACGATGCGGCTGCCGTCGCCACCGTCGTCGATGTCCGTGGGAGCGCCTACCGGCGGCCGGGGGCCAAGATGCTGTTCGAGGGGACAGCCGCCACCGGCTCTATCACGGCCGGGTGTCTGGAGACCGACCTCGCAGACGCGAGCCGCCGAGTCAGGGAGAGCGGCGAACCGGAACTGCGCTCCTACGACCTCACTAGCGACGAGAGCGAGACCTGGGGCCTCGGCGTCGGCTGTGAAGGAGTCGTTACCGTCTTGCTCGAACCGCTCTCGGAGCGGTACCGTCCCGTCGTCGAGGCGTTCGGGGACCGACGCCACCTCGGCGTCCTCACCGTGCTCGCGGACGAGACGGGACCGCTCGAGCCGGGCAGCAGGGCGTACTACCGGCCGGAGACGGGAACACTGGAGCCCCGTGACGGCAGCACACGCGACGCCTGGGGCGGGCAGACGCTGCTTGAACGGGCCGACGAGCTGGTTGCTCGCGGGCGGCCAGCGGTCACGACCCAGACGAGCGACGGGCGGTCGCTTCGCGTGTTCGTCGACGTGGTCGAGCCCGTGCCCGAACTCGTCGTCTTCGGGAGCGGGCACGACGTCGGGCCGGTAGTCCACGCCGGTACCGACGCCGGTTTCCGCGTTACGGTCGTCGGGTTCCGTGGCGGTGTCGACATGGCCGCTCGGTTCGTCGATGCGGACCGCACGCTCACGACTGCACCGGCCAGAATCGACGAGCGCCTCGACCTGACCGAGCGCACGTACGCTGTCGTGATGACCCACAATTTCGTCGACGACTGTCTCACCGTCGAACGGCTGCTGGCCTCGCCGGCCCCGTATATCGGCCTGTTGGGACCGACTGACCGGTACGAGAAGCTGGTGGCCGAACTCGACCCGTCACCGGGGACGGACCTCGAACGCGTGTACGCGCCAGTGGGCCTCGACCTCGGTGGCGGCTCGCCACACCAGATCGCACAGAGCATCGCCGCCGAACTGCTTGCCGTCCGAAACGGGAAGACGCCGACCCACCTCCGGACAGCCGACGGTCCTATCCACGAGCGTCCGGACCCTTGA
- a CDS encoding FAD binding domain-containing protein, giving the protein MHADEFDYHRAESVEHAVELLATEPEATLLAGGHGLIPALKKRELTPETVVDIGRLDRLRGIERSDGAVRIGALTTHREVLESSVLDAAVPVVPRTVAHITGGRQVHNFATVGGNLARAHPGYDYEGALLAAGCEIHVRGSDGSRSIPIAEFVRGARRTALTDTEIVTAIELPTVDGERGGGYAKRKEPASGNAIVGVATDLTFDGAARGECRAATVAVNGLQESAVRLTAAEQALTGRSLDSDTLEEAASVAGDAIDADAVLDNKKASADYRLALLESYVYKSLFSATDA; this is encoded by the coding sequence ATGCACGCCGACGAATTCGACTACCACCGAGCGGAGAGCGTCGAACACGCGGTCGAACTGCTCGCAACCGAGCCCGAGGCGACGCTGTTGGCCGGCGGCCACGGCCTCATTCCGGCACTGAAAAAACGGGAGCTGACCCCCGAAACGGTCGTCGACATCGGTCGGCTCGACCGGCTCCGGGGAATCGAGCGAAGCGACGGGGCGGTCAGAATCGGTGCGCTCACTACCCATCGCGAGGTGCTCGAATCATCGGTTCTCGATGCGGCGGTCCCCGTCGTGCCCCGGACCGTCGCTCATATCACCGGCGGTCGGCAGGTCCACAACTTCGCGACCGTCGGTGGCAACCTCGCCCGAGCCCACCCCGGCTACGACTACGAGGGAGCGCTACTGGCCGCAGGGTGTGAGATTCACGTCCGGGGCTCCGACGGGAGCCGGTCGATACCCATCGCGGAGTTCGTCCGCGGGGCCCGTCGGACGGCTCTCACTGACACCGAGATTGTCACCGCCATCGAGCTGCCGACCGTCGACGGCGAGCGGGGCGGCGGGTACGCGAAACGAAAAGAGCCCGCGTCCGGGAACGCTATCGTCGGCGTCGCGACAGACCTGACGTTCGACGGGGCCGCTCGGGGCGAGTGCCGGGCTGCGACCGTCGCGGTGAACGGGCTCCAGGAGAGCGCTGTCAGGCTCACCGCCGCCGAACAGGCACTGACCGGCCGCTCGCTCGATTCAGACACCCTCGAGGAAGCAGCGTCTGTCGCGGGAGACGCCATCGACGCTGACGCCGTGCTCGACAACAAGAAAGCGTCAGCTGACTATCGGCTGGCGCTTCTGGAGTCGTACGTTTACAAATCACTTTTCTCGGCCACCGACGCGTGA
- a CDS encoding ABC transporter permease produces the protein MAGLVTGLANATVNASTVLILAGLGELISERAGVLNLGVEGIMLVGALSGFVTAFVTGSYWLGFGVAILAGGLISLVHAFLCISLNSDQAVSGIMLTLLGTGLTTYFGNSWSGKSISGFPERTLPLVGEYLVEIPILGTALFQSTVTDYAALLLVPVVWLFLYRTNIGLELVSVGEDPETADTMGVDVFKMRYLAVVLGGMFAGAAGAHLSLAFNEIWSASMTSGRGWIAVALVIFARWRPERILLGAYLFGLFNALQLYSQGLDITLGTGVPLAGLLNPVLNFVLNPTIMSTYPYIVTLLVLVLTVFRAENRELAQPSALVQSYSRELD, from the coding sequence ATGGCCGGCCTGGTCACCGGCCTGGCGAACGCGACGGTCAACGCCAGCACGGTGCTCATACTGGCTGGCCTCGGCGAACTCATCAGCGAGCGCGCCGGCGTCCTCAACCTGGGCGTCGAGGGCATCATGCTCGTTGGAGCGCTGTCGGGCTTTGTCACTGCGTTCGTGACCGGCAGTTACTGGCTCGGCTTCGGCGTCGCGATCCTCGCGGGCGGCCTCATCTCGCTGGTCCACGCCTTCTTGTGTATCTCGCTGAACTCCGACCAGGCGGTCAGCGGCATCATGTTGACCTTGCTCGGGACCGGCCTGACGACGTACTTCGGCAACAGTTGGTCCGGCAAGTCCATCTCGGGGTTCCCGGAACGGACGCTGCCGCTCGTCGGTGAGTACCTGGTCGAGATACCGATCCTCGGCACCGCGCTGTTCCAGAGCACCGTCACCGACTACGCTGCCTTGCTGCTCGTGCCAGTCGTCTGGCTGTTCCTCTACCGGACCAACATCGGCCTGGAACTCGTCTCGGTCGGGGAAGACCCCGAGACCGCGGACACGATGGGCGTCGATGTGTTCAAGATGCGGTATCTGGCGGTCGTACTCGGCGGGATGTTCGCCGGGGCTGCCGGCGCGCACCTCTCGCTGGCGTTCAACGAGATCTGGTCGGCGTCGATGACTTCGGGACGGGGATGGATCGCCGTGGCGCTGGTCATCTTCGCCCGCTGGCGCCCGGAACGCATCCTGCTGGGGGCGTACCTCTTTGGCCTGTTCAACGCCCTGCAGCTGTACTCACAGGGGCTGGACATCACGCTCGGGACCGGCGTTCCGCTGGCCGGACTCCTCAACCCGGTCCTCAACTTCGTGTTGAATCCGACCATAATGTCGACGTACCCCTACATCGTGACGCTGCTCGTGCTGGTCCTGACGGTTTTCAGAGCCGAAAACCGCGAGCTTGCACAGCCGTCCGCGCTGGTCCAGTCCTACAGCCGGGAGCTGGACTAG